Proteins found in one Eretmochelys imbricata isolate rEreImb1 chromosome 9, rEreImb1.hap1, whole genome shotgun sequence genomic segment:
- the MFSD1 gene encoding lysosomal dipeptide transporter MFSD1 isoform X2 has translation MVEPGGEEERPLLDSAQNDCPPRKALPALCDPRRLAHRLLVLALMCFLGFGSYFCYDNPAALQTQVQRDMKVNTATFMALYAWYSWPNVVLCFFGGFLIDRVFGIRLGTIIFSSFVCVGQVIFAMGALLNAFWLMEAGRFVFGIGGESLAVAQNTYAVSWFKGKELNLVFGLQLSMARIGSTVNMNIMGWIYSRVQDLLGSTGHSTLGFTLMIGGVTCIFSLSCALFLAYLDKRAEKILCKEQGKTGEVIKLTDVKDFSLSLWLIFIICVCYYAAVFPFIGLGKVFFIEKFKFSSQEASAINSIVYIISAPMSPVFGFLVDKLGRNIIWVMFAIVATLASHIMLAFTFWNPWIAMCILGVAYSLLACALWPMVAFVVPEHQLGTAYGFMQSIQNLGLAIIAIAAGTILDSRGYLFLEVFFSACVCLSLIAVVMLYFVNHLTGGDLNWSAKKREKLQKLAAAEKEI, from the exons ATGGTGGAGCCAGGCGGCGAGGAGGAGCGGCCGCTGCTGGACTCGGCGCAGAATGACTGTCCCCCGCGCAAGGCGCTGCCGGCCCTGTGCGACCCGCGGCGGCTGGCCCACCGGCTGCTGGTCCTGGCCCTCATGTGCTTCCTAGGCTTCG GTAGCTATTTTTGCTATGACaatccagcagctctgcagactCAGGTTCAAAGG gATATGAAGGTGAACACAGCTACATTCATGGCATTGTATGCCTGGTATTCCTGGCCTAATGTGGTTCTCTGTTTCTTTGGAGGCTTTCTGATAGACAGAGTATTTGGAATAAG GTTGGGCACCATAATATTTAGCTCCTTTGTTTGTGTTGGACAG GTGATCTTTGCGATGGGAGCTCTACTTAATGCTTTTTGGCTAATGGAAGCTGGCAGATTCGTATTTGG AATTGGTGGGGAATCCTTAGCAGTAGCACAAAACACCTATGCTGTCAGTTGGTTTAAAGGCAAGGAATTAAACCTCGTGTTTGGATTACAACTTAGCATGGCCAGAATT GGGAGCACTGTGAATATGAATATCATGGGATGGATATACTCCAGAGTTCAGGATCTGCTTGGCTCTACAGGTCACAGTACACTTGGATTTACACTCATGATAg GTGGTGTAACATGTATCTTTTCACTAAGCTGTGCATTGTTTCTTGCTTATCTGGACAAGAGAGCAGAAAAAATCCTTTGTAAAGAGCAAGGAAAAACTG GTGAAGTGATTAAATTAACTGATGTGAAAGACTTCTCGTTGTCCTTGTGGCTCATATTTATAATCTGTGTTTGTTATTATGCGGCTGTGTTTCCTTTCATTGGACTTGGGAA GGTTTTCTTCATTGAGAAATTCAAATTTTCTTCTCAAGAAGCAAGTGCAATTAACAG CATTGTATATATCATATCAGCACCCATGTCCCCTGTCTTTGGATTCCTGGTGGATAAACTTGGAAGAAATATTATCTGGGTTATGTTTGCTATAGTGGCAACCCTTGCTTCTCACATTATGTTGGCCTTTACTTTCTGGAACCCTTGGATTGCTATG TGTATATTAGGAGTAGCCTATTCACTGCTTGCCTGTGCTTTGTGGCCAATGGTAGCTTTTGTGGTTCCGGAACATCAGCTGGGAACTGCTTATGGCTT TATGCAGTCTATCCAAAATCTGGGTCTGGCAATTATTGCCATAGCAGCTGGTACAATACTGGATTCTCGAGGGTATCTGTTTCTAGAAGTCTTCTTCAGTGCTTGTGTTTGCT TGTCATTAATAGCTGTAGTCATGCTGTATTTTGTGAATCACCTTACTG GAGGTGATCTTAACTGGTCtgcaaagaaaagggaaaaactgCAAAAGCTAGCTGCGGCTGA